The following are from one region of the Theropithecus gelada isolate Dixy chromosome 6, Tgel_1.0, whole genome shotgun sequence genome:
- the PWWP2A gene encoding PWWP domain-containing protein 2A isoform X3: MQLQSNTFQEGTEVKCEANGAVPDDPSPVPHPELSLAESLWTSKPPPLFHEGAPYPPPLFIRDTYNQSIPQPPPRKIKRPKRKMYREEPTSIMNAIKLRPRQVLCDKCKNSVVAEKKEIRKGSSASDSSKYEDKKRRNESVTTVNKKLKTDHKVDGKNQNESQKRNAVVKVSNIAHSRGRVVKVSAQANTSKAQLSTKKVLQSKNMDHVKAREVLKIAKEKAQKKQNETSTSKNAHSKVHFTRRYQNPSSGSLPPRVRLKPQRYRNEENDSSLKTGLEKMRSGKMAPKPQSRCTSTRSAGEAPSENQSPSKGPEEASSEVQDTNEVHVPGEQDEPQTLGKKGSKNNISVYMTLNQKKSDSSSASVCSIDSTDDLKSSNSECSSSESFDFPPGSMHAPSTSSTSSSSKEEKKLSNSLKMKVFSKNVSKCVTPDGRTICVGDIVWAKIYGFPWWPARILTITVSRKDNGLLVRQEARISWFGSPTTSFLALSQLSPFLENFQSRFNKKRKGLYRKAITEAAKAAKQLTPEVRALLTQFET; this comes from the coding sequence ATGCAGCTCCAAAGTAATACATTCCAAGAAGGGACAGAAGTCAAGTGTGAAGCAAATGGTGCTGTTCCTGATGACCCTTCTCCTGTCCCGCATCCCGAGCTGAGTTTGGCTGAAAGCCTGTGGACTTCCAAACCACCACCTCTCTTCCATGAAGGAGCACCTTATCCTCCCCCTTTGTTTATCAGGGACACATATAACCAATCAATACCTCAGCCACCTCCTCGGAAAATTAAGCGACCCAAACGAAAAATGTACAGGGAAGAACCCACTTCAATAATGAATGCTATTAAACTACGACCCAGGCAAGTTCTGTGTGATAAATGTAAAAACAGTGTTGTtgctgaaaaaaaggaaattagaaaaggtAGTAGTGCAAGTGACTCTTCTAAATATGAAGATAAAAAACGGAGAAATGAAAGTGTAACTACTGtgaacaaaaaactgaaaactgaCCATAAAGTGGATgggaaaaaccaaaatgaaagcCAGAAAAGAAATGCTGTGGTTAAGGTTTCAAATATTGCTCACAGCAGAGGCAGAGTCGTAAAAGTTTCTGCTCAGGCAAATACATCAAAAGCTCAGTTAAGTACTAAAAAAGTTCTCCAGAGTAAGAACATGGATCATGTGAAAGCTCGGGAAGTGTTAAAAATTGCCAAAGAAAAGGCacaaaagaagcaaaatgaaacCTCTACTTCCAAAAACGCACATTCGAAAGTCCATTTCACACGTCGATATCAGAATCCTAGCTCAGGTTCCCTTCCACCCCGGGTTCGTTTAAAACCACAGAGGTAcaggaatgaagaaaatgacTCTTCTCTGAAGACAGGACTTGAGAAAATGCGGAGTGGCAAGATGGCACCCAAGCCCCAGTCTCGCTGCACCTCTACCCGCTCAGCAGGTGAGGCCCCTTCAGAAAATCAGAGTCCCTCAAAAGGCCCTGAAGAGGCCAGCAGTGAGGTTCAGGACACAAATGAAGTGCATGTGCCTGGTGAGCAGGATGAACCACAGACATTGGGCAAAAAGGGCAGCAAAAACAATATCTCTGTTTATATGAccctaaatcaaaagaaatctgACTCCTCCAGTGCTTCAGTGTGTAGCATTGATAGCACAGATGATTTGAAATCTTCCAACTCTGAGTGTAGTTCTTCTGAAAGCTTTGATTTTCCTCCAGGCAGTATGCATgcaccttccacctcctccacttcctcctcttcaaaggaagagaaaaagctcAGTAATTCCTTGAAAATGAAAGTCTTTTCCAAAAACGTCTCTAAATGCGTCACACCAGATGGCAGGACCATATGTGTAGGGGACATTGTTTGGGCCAAGATATATGGCTTCCCTTGGTGGCCAGCCCGTATTCTTACTATAACTGTGAGCCGGAAAGATAACGGCCTTTTAGTCCGACAGGAGGCCCGTATTTCATGGTTTGGGTCTCCAACAACATCTTTCCTTGCTCTTTCACAACTCTCCCCCTTTTTAGAAAACTTCCAGTCACGCTTTAATAAGAAGAGAAAGGGCCTGTATCGCAAGGCTATCACAGAGGCAGCTAAGGCTGCCAAGCAGCTGACCCCCGAAGTGCGGGCTTTGTTGACACAGTTTGAAACGTGA
- the PWWP2A gene encoding PWWP domain-containing protein 2A isoform X6, producing MQLQSNTFQEGTEVKCEANGAVPDDPSPVPHPELSLAESLWTSKPPPLFHEGAPYPPPLFIRDTYNQSIPQPPPRKIKRPKRKMYREEPTSIMNAIKLRPRQVLCDKCKNSVVAEKKEIRKGSSASDSSKYEDKKRRNESVTTVNKKLKTDHKVDGKNQNESQKRNAVVKVSNIAHSRGRVVKVSAQANTSKAQLSTKKVLQSKNMDHVKAREVLKIAKEKAQKKQNETSTSKNAHSKVHFTRRYQNPSSGSLPPRVRLKPQRYRNEENDSSLKTGLEKMRSGKMAPKPQSRCTSTRSAAQRH from the coding sequence ATGCAGCTCCAAAGTAATACATTCCAAGAAGGGACAGAAGTCAAGTGTGAAGCAAATGGTGCTGTTCCTGATGACCCTTCTCCTGTCCCGCATCCCGAGCTGAGTTTGGCTGAAAGCCTGTGGACTTCCAAACCACCACCTCTCTTCCATGAAGGAGCACCTTATCCTCCCCCTTTGTTTATCAGGGACACATATAACCAATCAATACCTCAGCCACCTCCTCGGAAAATTAAGCGACCCAAACGAAAAATGTACAGGGAAGAACCCACTTCAATAATGAATGCTATTAAACTACGACCCAGGCAAGTTCTGTGTGATAAATGTAAAAACAGTGTTGTtgctgaaaaaaaggaaattagaaaaggtAGTAGTGCAAGTGACTCTTCTAAATATGAAGATAAAAAACGGAGAAATGAAAGTGTAACTACTGtgaacaaaaaactgaaaactgaCCATAAAGTGGATgggaaaaaccaaaatgaaagcCAGAAAAGAAATGCTGTGGTTAAGGTTTCAAATATTGCTCACAGCAGAGGCAGAGTCGTAAAAGTTTCTGCTCAGGCAAATACATCAAAAGCTCAGTTAAGTACTAAAAAAGTTCTCCAGAGTAAGAACATGGATCATGTGAAAGCTCGGGAAGTGTTAAAAATTGCCAAAGAAAAGGCacaaaagaagcaaaatgaaacCTCTACTTCCAAAAACGCACATTCGAAAGTCCATTTCACACGTCGATATCAGAATCCTAGCTCAGGTTCCCTTCCACCCCGGGTTCGTTTAAAACCACAGAGGTAcaggaatgaagaaaatgacTCTTCTCTGAAGACAGGACTTGAGAAAATGCGGAGTGGCAAGATGGCACCCAAGCCCCAGTCTCGCTGCACCTCTACCCGCTCAGCAG